A part of Gemmatimonas groenlandica genomic DNA contains:
- a CDS encoding asparaginase: MSLPRFRAPLRLLVLLLASTVALQAQTSDAPKPNTRLPKVLLIATGGTIAGVQDAPGSLGSYRAGTLTAEQIIASVPELSRFAQIETEQFSNGPSTSITPAQWLALSKRVEKVLKDRDDLAGVVVTHGTDRLEETAFFLYLTVRSDKPVIVVGAQRPATGISPDGPINLLAAVRVAVAPQAKSKGVMVVMDDRIISAREVRKIYQRTGGFSGGEMGMLGVVGGNGPDFLFAPTRRHGEDSEFDMRKVDSLPRVELTYSYPGGTGPRFDGQPDGVAVATNGMTRAESDVYTALRRAGVVVATVFAYGDNMSAARDPDAPRPAARPAAPGDSAPARPDSVRVPPAPAMVTAQHLTPAKARILLMVALTRTKDPLEIQRYFLRY; the protein is encoded by the coding sequence ATGTCTCTGCCCCGCTTCCGCGCGCCGTTACGGCTGCTCGTCCTGCTGCTTGCTTCGACCGTCGCGCTTCAGGCGCAGACGTCGGACGCCCCGAAACCGAACACACGCCTCCCCAAAGTGCTCTTGATCGCCACCGGCGGCACCATCGCCGGTGTGCAGGACGCCCCGGGCTCGCTGGGCAGCTACCGCGCGGGTACACTGACCGCCGAGCAGATCATCGCGTCGGTGCCTGAGCTGTCGCGGTTTGCGCAGATCGAGACGGAGCAGTTCTCGAATGGGCCAAGCACGTCGATCACCCCGGCGCAGTGGCTGGCGCTCTCGAAGCGGGTAGAGAAGGTGCTGAAGGATCGCGATGATCTGGCCGGCGTGGTCGTCACGCATGGCACCGATCGGCTCGAGGAGACGGCGTTCTTTCTCTATCTCACGGTGCGTTCCGATAAGCCGGTGATCGTGGTTGGTGCGCAGCGTCCGGCCACCGGCATCAGCCCCGACGGGCCGATCAATCTGCTCGCCGCGGTGCGGGTGGCCGTCGCGCCGCAGGCCAAGAGCAAAGGCGTGATGGTGGTGATGGACGACCGCATCATCTCCGCTCGCGAGGTGCGCAAGATCTATCAACGCACCGGGGGATTCAGCGGCGGCGAGATGGGGATGCTGGGCGTCGTCGGCGGCAACGGCCCCGACTTTCTGTTCGCGCCGACGCGTCGCCACGGCGAGGACAGCGAGTTCGATATGCGGAAGGTGGATTCGCTGCCGCGAGTGGAACTGACCTACTCGTATCCGGGTGGCACGGGGCCGCGCTTCGATGGGCAACCCGACGGTGTGGCGGTCGCCACCAACGGCATGACGCGGGCGGAATCGGACGTCTACACGGCGCTGCGCCGTGCGGGGGTGGTGGTGGCGACGGTGTTCGCCTACGGCGACAACATGAGTGCCGCGCGCGATCCTGACGCACCACGACCGGCTGCGCGCCCGGCTGCTCCGGGCGACAGCGCTCCCGCGCGCCCCGACTCCGTACGGGTGCCGCCAGCACCGGCGATGGTCACCGCGCAGCACCTCACGCCGGCGAAGGCGCGCATTCTGCTCATGGTGGCGCTGACGCGGACAAAGGACCCCCTCGAGATCCAGCGGTACTTCCTGCGGTACTGA
- the argG gene encoding argininosuccinate synthase has product MANILQRLPVGEKVGIAFSGGLDTSAALHWMREKGAVPYAYTANLGQPDETDYDEIPRKAMAYGAEQARLIECRANLVAEGLAALQCGAFHITTAGATYFNTTPLGRAVTGTMLVAAMREDDVNIWGDGSTFKGNDIERFYRYGLLTNPSLKVYKPWLDQQFIDELGGRTEMSEYLIKSGFDYKMSTEKAYSTDSNILGATHEAKDLEFLNKGMHIVQPIMGVAHWRDDVEVKRETVTIKFVEGYPVAINGQEFGSALELFMEANVIGGRHGLGMSDQIENRIIEAKSRGIYEAPGLALLYIAYERLVTGIHNEDTIEQYRMNGKKLGRLLYQGRWLDPQSLMLRESAQRWVAKAVTGDVTIELRRGNDYSIMDTNSPNLTYKPERLTMERGEAFFTPLDRIGQLTMRNLDIMDTREKLVVYTGVGLLQSSGATGVPQLPSGDK; this is encoded by the coding sequence GTGGCCAATATTCTGCAGCGTCTTCCTGTCGGCGAGAAAGTCGGCATCGCCTTTTCCGGTGGTCTCGACACCAGCGCCGCCCTGCATTGGATGCGCGAGAAGGGGGCCGTCCCGTACGCTTACACGGCCAATCTGGGACAGCCCGACGAAACGGACTACGACGAGATCCCGCGCAAGGCGATGGCGTACGGTGCCGAGCAGGCCCGGCTGATCGAGTGCCGCGCGAATCTGGTGGCCGAGGGGCTGGCGGCGCTGCAGTGCGGCGCCTTCCACATCACGACCGCTGGCGCGACGTACTTCAACACGACGCCGCTGGGTCGCGCGGTCACGGGCACCATGCTCGTGGCGGCCATGCGTGAAGACGACGTCAACATCTGGGGCGACGGCAGCACGTTCAAGGGCAACGACATCGAGCGGTTCTATCGCTACGGCTTGCTGACGAACCCGTCGCTCAAGGTGTACAAGCCGTGGCTCGATCAGCAGTTCATCGACGAACTCGGCGGACGCACGGAAATGTCGGAGTACCTCATCAAGAGCGGCTTCGACTACAAGATGAGCACCGAAAAGGCGTACTCCACCGACTCGAACATTCTTGGTGCCACGCACGAAGCGAAGGATCTGGAGTTCCTGAACAAGGGCATGCACATCGTGCAGCCGATCATGGGCGTGGCGCACTGGCGCGACGACGTGGAGGTGAAGCGCGAGACGGTCACGATCAAGTTCGTGGAAGGCTACCCGGTCGCGATCAACGGTCAGGAATTCGGCAGCGCGCTCGAACTGTTCATGGAAGCGAACGTGATCGGCGGCCGTCACGGACTCGGCATGTCCGACCAGATCGAAAACCGCATCATCGAAGCGAAGAGCCGCGGCATCTACGAAGCGCCGGGTCTCGCGCTGCTGTACATCGCCTACGAGCGCCTCGTCACGGGCATTCACAACGAAGACACGATCGAGCAGTACCGCATGAACGGCAAGAAGCTCGGCCGCTTGCTGTATCAGGGCCGCTGGCTCGACCCGCAGTCGCTCATGCTGCGCGAGTCGGCGCAGCGCTGGGTGGCCAAGGCGGTCACGGGCGACGTGACGATCGAACTGCGTCGCGGCAATGACTACTCGATCATGGACACGAACAGCCCGAATCTCACCTACAAGCCCGAGCGCCTCACGATGGAGCGCGGCGAAGCCTTCTTCACGCCGCTCGATCGCATCGGTCAGCTCACGATGCGCAATCTCGACATCATGGACACGCGCGAAAAGCTCGTCGTATACACCGGTGTCGGCCTGCTGCAGTCCAGCGGCGCGACGGGTGTGCCGCAACTCCCGAGCGGCGACAAGTAG